A region of the Deltaproteobacteria bacterium genome:
GCGGCGGGACGAGACGCGCGGCGTCCGCAAGCGGCACGACGCGCGCCCCGGTGGCGGCGCCGAGCGCCCGCGCGAGCGACGAGTCGGCATCCGCGCCGGCGACGACGATCGTCGCCGCCCGGCCGCCGAGCGCCGCGAGCGACCACCGCACCTCGGCCGCGAGCGCCGCCGGCTCCCGCGCCGAGGCGCCGAGCGCCCGCAGCCCGGCGAGCCGCCCGCCGCGCCGGAGGGCGAGCGCGCTCGCGGCGCCGTCGGCGACCACCAGGGCCTGGTCGTCGCCGCTCGAGGGCAGGAGGTTCCAGGCCGGCAACGGCGCCAGGTCGACGCGTGCGGGCGCGAGCCCGGCGCCGGCGAGCAGCGCCACGTGCGCTTCCAGCTCGCCCTGCCGGACGGCGGCGGCGAGCACGGCCGTCCCGCCGGGCGCGGGCCCGAGCGGCTCGCATGCGACGGCAAGGCCCGCCGGGTCGAGCGGGAGCTGCCCCAGCAGCTCGAGCGGGGCGCTGCGGGTGAGACGCCCGCGGTCGCGGAAGGGCAAGGTGAGGAACCGGTGGGTGGCGGCGGACGCGGGGAGCGCCGTGAGCACGACGTCGGCACGCGCCCCGGCGATCTCCGCGAGCACCCCCGGCAGCGCCGCCGGGCCTGTGAGCGGCCGGCGCTCGAGCGCGGTCAGGCGCAGCGTGCCGAAGCTCCGCTCGCCGCGCGCCACGCGCACCTCGTGCGCCGTGACCTCCAGCCCGAGGAGCCGCATCACGACGCGCCCGCGAGCGGCAGCGCGACCGCCGTCGTCAGCTCCAGGGCACCGCCCGCGCCGTCGTCCACCCCGACCGCCAGCTCGACCACGCGCGGCAGCGCGGGGAGCGTCCACGCGGCCTTCCACTCGCTGCCGTCGAAGCAGCGCACGCGGAACGTGCGCACGCCGGCCAGGGCGGGCGTCCCCGCCGGCTCGGGCGCGTCGGGCGGCGCGAAGCGCCCGCCCTCGCGCCGCACCAGCACACCCGGCCCGGCTGCAGGGGCCTCCACGCGGTAGGCGAGCAGGCGGACGTCGTCACTCGCGGCGGTCGCGAGCCGCAGCTCCCACCACGG
Encoded here:
- a CDS encoding prepilin-type N-terminal cleavage/methylation domain-containing protein; its protein translation is STAGTSESFWCAARARGAPRPAGRGGFTLLEALVALAVSALVLVALYGAVVRAGVVRERAGRSAERLTKARMLLLRIAGEVEGAVRPGAPGAPERFIVVAPADGGPPWWELRLATAASDDVRLLAYRVEAPAAGPGVLVRREGGRFAPPDAPEPAGTPALAGVRTFRVRCFDGSEWKAAWTLPALPRVVELAVGVDDGAGGALELTTAVALPLAGAS